ACGCATTGAAGGTTTGGAAAATGAAAAAATCCAGACTTTGAAATTACATCTGCTTGACAATGTGAAGAGTTACCAAACTTTCAATCTTATAATTGAAAAAGTAAATGTGCCAAGTGCAGATTCTCTGAAACAACTTTCGTACGAACTTCGTGATCAGGTTGAAAATCTAATCGCGGTATTCGGAACAGAAATTGCCGGAAAACCTCAGATTTCAGTATTTATTGCTGAAAATGTGGTTCAGAGTTCAGGTTTGAATGCCGGCAGTATTGTCAAAGATCTTGCAAAAGAAATTCGTGGTGGTGGAGGTGGACAACCTTTCTTTGCAACAGCGGGAGGTTCAGATGCGAGCGGTCTTGATAAGGCGCTTGAAAAAGCAAAAGGTTTATTTTAACAGTAGCCGATATACGAAAAAAGCGGAACCTGAACAGGTTCCGCTTTTTTCGTGCCTTACTTTAATTATTCCTTCGCTGACAATTGCCCGCGAATAGCTCCGTTTGGATATTCCTTTGTATGAATGTTGACATAGTACAGACCGGCCTTCAAATCGGTAACCTGATCTGCCGTAAGCGTATCTGTAAATGCGAATGGATTGGTAAATGTTGTTCCGAAATCTATTACTACTGCACCAGTGGAATCAACGGCTCCCTTATGAATATGCCATGCAGTTGGTATAAAAGCAGTGGTAGAATCTCCCGCGGTTGAATCCGAGGTGGCGGTGTCGCTGTAAGCAATATTTAATTTCAAAATGTTGGTTTCCTGATCCAACGTTCCGTCCACTGTACCGGTAGCTGTTAATGTGTTTGCAGGCCTTTCGTTCGCTCCTGAAAGTGTGGTGGTAACTTTTAAAGTTGGCAAAACATCTACTGGTGGTGTTACATCGTCATCGTCATCTTTACAGCCCCACGCCACCCCTAATACGCAAATACCTATAAACGCAAATTTCTTCATACTTGTCAATCTGTTCATACTCGTTGAATTAAGTGGAAAATTGGTTATCAACGGATGGTCAGTAAAAAACAATACCAATTCTTGGAAAAAGGCTAAGTGTATAAAAGCTAAGGTTTAACCAAATATCAGATAATCAACAATTTGTAGATTAAGTACTCTTTTTGCTGAA
The nucleotide sequence above comes from Dyadobacter subterraneus. Encoded proteins:
- a CDS encoding CHRD domain-containing protein, which translates into the protein MNRLTSMKKFAFIGICVLGVAWGCKDDDDDVTPPVDVLPTLKVTTTLSGANERPANTLTATGTVDGTLDQETNILKLNIAYSDTATSDSTAGDSTTAFIPTAWHIHKGAVDSTGAVVIDFGTTFTNPFAFTDTLTADQVTDLKAGLYYVNIHTKEYPNGAIRGQLSAKE